A section of the Verrucomicrobium sp. GAS474 genome encodes:
- the prmC gene encoding peptide chain release factor N(5)-glutamine methyltransferase yields the protein MTTLEFIDATTGYFAKNGVESPRLTAELMLAEVLKKKRLQLYMEFEKVVPEEALATLRPLARRRAQGEPLQYVQGFAEFAGARFAVTPDVLIPRPETEILLEAVTKALQADAESDAAAPLADIGTGSGILSVSLARRFPARPVHAVDISPAALAVARKNGEGLPNLAFHEGSLLAPLPSLPYRALVANLPYIPSAVIPTLTREVRQEPHLALDGGADGLDLVRALLAAVKERNAAPETRIAMVGLEICEGQAEETARLLGEAGYPGVEQIKDLRGVPRILIGK from the coding sequence ATGACGACCCTCGAGTTCATCGACGCCACGACGGGGTACTTCGCCAAGAACGGCGTCGAGTCCCCCCGCCTGACCGCCGAGCTGATGCTCGCCGAGGTGTTGAAGAAAAAGCGGCTCCAGCTCTACATGGAGTTCGAGAAGGTCGTCCCCGAGGAGGCCCTCGCCACCCTCCGCCCCCTCGCCCGCCGCCGCGCCCAGGGGGAACCGCTCCAATACGTCCAGGGCTTCGCCGAGTTCGCCGGAGCCCGCTTCGCCGTCACCCCCGACGTCCTCATCCCCCGGCCCGAGACCGAGATCCTCCTGGAGGCCGTCACGAAGGCCCTGCAGGCCGACGCCGAATCCGACGCAGCCGCCCCCCTCGCCGATATCGGCACCGGCAGCGGCATCCTCTCGGTCTCCCTCGCCCGCCGCTTCCCCGCCCGTCCCGTCCACGCCGTCGACATCAGTCCGGCCGCCCTCGCCGTCGCACGGAAGAACGGCGAAGGCCTCCCGAACCTCGCCTTCCACGAGGGAAGCCTCCTCGCCCCCCTCCCTTCCCTTCCCTACCGCGCCCTCGTCGCGAATCTCCCCTACATCCCCAGCGCCGTCATCCCGACGCTGACCCGGGAAGTGCGCCAGGAGCCTCACCTCGCCCTCGACGGGGGTGCCGACGGCCTCGACCTCGTCCGGGCCCTCCTCGCCGCCGTGAAGGAGCGGAACGCCGCCCCCGAGACCCGGATCGCGATGGTCGGCCTCGAAATCTGCGAGGGCCAAGCCGAGGAAACCGCCCGTCTCCTCGGCGAGGCCGGTTATCCCGGGGTCGAACAGATAAAAGACTTGCGCGGGGTCCCTCGCATCCTCATAGGTAAATAG
- the coaD gene encoding pantetheine-phosphate adenylyltransferase: protein MSDGHPRRAIYPGSFDPITHGHIDVIRRAQGLFDELIVAVAANPSKNALFSIEERCQQIRDVAATLEKPIRVVTFTGLLVEFAKQEGACALIRGLRAISDFEYEFQLALMNRSLAPEIETLFLMPKETYSYLSSSLVREVCSLGGPVSAYVPPGVEKALREKFQDRDRSARK, encoded by the coding sequence ATGAGCGACGGCCACCCCCGCCGGGCGATCTATCCGGGCAGCTTCGATCCCATCACCCATGGGCATATCGACGTCATCCGGCGGGCCCAGGGCCTCTTCGACGAATTGATCGTCGCCGTCGCCGCCAATCCGTCGAAGAACGCCCTCTTCTCCATCGAGGAGCGGTGCCAGCAGATCCGCGACGTCGCCGCCACGCTGGAGAAGCCGATCCGCGTCGTCACCTTCACCGGGCTCCTCGTCGAGTTCGCGAAGCAGGAAGGCGCCTGCGCCCTCATCCGGGGCCTCCGCGCCATCTCCGACTTCGAGTACGAATTCCAGCTCGCCCTCATGAACCGGAGCCTCGCCCCCGAGATCGAGACCCTCTTCCTCATGCCGAAGGAAACCTACTCCTACCTCAGTTCCTCCCTCGTCCGCGAAGTCTGCTCCCTCGGCGGCCCCGTCAGCGCCTACGTCCCCCCCGGCGTCGAGAAGGCGCTGCGGGAGAAGTTCCAGGACCGCGACCGGTCTGCCCGGAAATAG
- a CDS encoding YkgJ family cysteine cluster protein, translated as MSSSASDPALDFIPAPTPLLVAAVGRLRASMSPAAFDELIGEAARLYRQYLDLLQSVAPGAPRGRLLHRLMDQEVAEAAHVPVSCRKGCAGCCHYEVEVTSDEGALLGEIVQRGYPIDRERLARLAARERRDPEWLKLAISENRCVFLGEDRACGIYENRPASCRKHLVTSPAALCTLVGESVIPVPLLSAEILMTAALNIEGTGCASLPKMVQAAMRDDEGKVEDR; from the coding sequence GTGAGTTCTTCTGCCAGCGATCCGGCGCTCGATTTCATCCCGGCTCCGACCCCCCTGTTGGTGGCGGCGGTCGGCCGCCTCCGGGCGAGCATGTCTCCCGCCGCATTCGACGAATTGATCGGGGAGGCGGCCCGCTTATACCGGCAATATCTCGATCTGCTGCAGAGCGTCGCCCCGGGAGCCCCGAGGGGCCGCCTCCTGCACCGGCTGATGGACCAGGAAGTCGCCGAAGCCGCCCATGTGCCTGTCAGCTGTCGCAAGGGATGCGCGGGGTGCTGCCATTACGAGGTCGAAGTCACCAGCGATGAGGGCGCGTTGCTGGGAGAGATCGTCCAGAGGGGATATCCAATCGACAGGGAGCGGCTGGCCCGATTGGCCGCCCGGGAACGGAGAGACCCCGAATGGCTGAAGCTGGCGATCTCCGAAAACCGGTGCGTCTTCCTCGGCGAGGACCGGGCCTGCGGCATCTACGAAAACCGTCCCGCGAGTTGCCGCAAGCATCTCGTCACCAGTCCCGCCGCCCTCTGCACCCTCGTCGGCGAATCGGTCATCCCGGTCCCGTTGCTCTCGGCCGAAATCCTCATGACCGCCGCCCTGAACATCGAAGGCACCGGCTGCGCCTCGCTGCCGAAGATGGTGCAGGCGGCGATGCGGGACGATGAGGGAAAAGTCGAAGACCGCTAG
- a CDS encoding acyl carrier protein: protein MAEKSIEERVKEIIVEQLGVNPEQVTPAAKFIEDLGADSLDTVELVMAFEEEFNVEVPDEEAEKLQTVGDVIRYIEDKGDE, encoded by the coding sequence ATGGCAGAAAAATCGATCGAAGAGCGCGTTAAAGAAATCATCGTCGAGCAGCTCGGCGTTAACCCTGAACAGGTCACCCCGGCGGCCAAGTTCATTGAAGACCTCGGCGCCGACTCCCTCGACACGGTCGAGCTCGTCATGGCGTTCGAAGAAGAGTTCAACGTCGAAGTCCCCGACGAGGAGGCCGAGAAGCTCCAGACCGTCGGCGACGTCATCCGTTACATCGAGGACAAGGGCGACGAATAA
- the fabG gene encoding 3-oxoacyl-[acyl-carrier-protein] reductase, which produces MPLTNKNAIVTGASRGIGKAIALKLAEQGANVACVARSLESVQETVAAVEALGRKAKGFAVDVADYKSVEAAGKEIEDFFDTFDILVNNAGLTRDTLLMRMSPDDWDIVLQTNLKGAFNWTKAVTRQMLRQRSGRIINISSVIGLVGNAGQANYAASKAGLIGFTKSIAREFASRGVTANAVCPGFIETDMTQGLPQEIKEKALQQVPLGRMGRPEEIAAAVAFLAGPQADYITGQALVVDGGMVM; this is translated from the coding sequence ATGCCCTTAACCAATAAGAACGCCATCGTCACCGGGGCCAGCCGAGGGATCGGCAAGGCCATTGCGCTGAAACTCGCCGAGCAGGGCGCGAACGTCGCCTGTGTCGCCCGTTCCCTCGAATCGGTCCAGGAGACCGTCGCCGCCGTCGAGGCGCTGGGCCGGAAGGCGAAGGGCTTCGCCGTCGACGTCGCCGACTACAAGTCGGTCGAGGCCGCGGGCAAGGAGATCGAGGACTTCTTCGACACCTTCGACATCCTCGTGAACAACGCCGGGCTGACGCGGGACACCCTCCTCATGCGGATGTCGCCCGACGACTGGGACATCGTCCTCCAGACGAACCTCAAGGGGGCCTTCAACTGGACCAAGGCCGTGACCCGGCAGATGCTCCGCCAGCGTTCCGGCCGGATCATCAACATCTCCTCCGTCATCGGCCTCGTCGGCAACGCGGGGCAGGCGAACTACGCCGCCTCGAAAGCCGGCCTCATCGGCTTCACGAAGTCGATCGCCCGGGAGTTCGCCTCCCGCGGCGTCACGGCGAACGCCGTCTGCCCCGGATTCATCGAGACCGACATGACCCAGGGCCTCCCGCAGGAGATCAAGGAGAAGGCCCTCCAGCAGGTCCCGCTGGGCCGCATGGGGCGCCCGGAAGAGATCGCGGCGGCCGTCGCCTTCCTCGCCGGTCCCCAGGCCGATTACATTACGGGACAGGCGCTTGTGGTCGATGGCGGCATGGTGATGTAA
- the fabD gene encoding ACP S-malonyltransferase yields the protein MKRALLFSGQGAQHVGMGRDLTEVPEIAELYKKADAILGFPFSQISFEGPETRLTDTDVCQPALYVHGYALLTLALKEIPGFRFDAAAGLSLGEYTAHAAAGTFDFETGLRLVHRRGALMQEACKATEGGMLALLGADAPTAQAIAAESGIDVANYNCPGQIVLSGAKSQIPQAQEVAKAKGVRRALPLNVAGAYHSRLMASAEAALVPDLEKAAISMPRVPVPANFSGTPASDVAEIRTLLAKQVTGSVRWEESIRHLLASGITQFVEFGPGGVLAGFLKRIDPEAANHCISISNLNDFKTHSHALNQ from the coding sequence ATGAAACGAGCCCTCCTTTTCAGTGGTCAGGGCGCCCAGCACGTCGGCATGGGGCGCGATTTGACCGAAGTCCCCGAGATTGCCGAACTCTACAAGAAAGCCGACGCGATCCTCGGCTTTCCCTTTTCGCAGATCTCCTTCGAGGGGCCCGAAACGCGGCTGACCGATACCGACGTCTGCCAGCCCGCGCTCTACGTCCACGGCTATGCCCTCCTCACCCTCGCCCTCAAGGAGATCCCCGGCTTCCGCTTCGACGCGGCGGCGGGCCTCTCCCTCGGTGAATACACCGCCCACGCGGCGGCGGGGACGTTCGACTTCGAGACCGGCCTCCGCCTCGTCCACCGGCGCGGCGCGCTGATGCAGGAGGCCTGCAAGGCGACCGAGGGCGGCATGCTGGCCCTCCTCGGCGCCGACGCCCCCACGGCCCAGGCGATCGCGGCCGAATCGGGGATCGACGTCGCGAATTACAACTGCCCCGGCCAGATCGTCCTTTCGGGCGCGAAGTCCCAGATCCCGCAGGCGCAGGAGGTGGCGAAGGCCAAGGGCGTCCGCCGCGCCCTCCCGCTGAACGTGGCGGGGGCCTACCACTCCCGCCTCATGGCCTCGGCCGAGGCGGCGCTGGTCCCCGACCTGGAGAAGGCCGCGATCTCGATGCCCCGGGTCCCCGTCCCCGCGAACTTCAGCGGCACTCCGGCCTCCGACGTCGCCGAGATCCGCACCCTGCTGGCGAAGCAGGTGACGGGGAGCGTCCGCTGGGAGGAGAGCATCCGCCATCTCCTCGCCTCGGGCATCACCCAGTTCGTCGAGTTCGGCCCCGGCGGCGTCCTCGCCGGGTTCCTCAAGCGGATCGACCCCGAAGCCGCGAACCATTGCATCTCGATTTCCAACCTGAACGACTTCAAGACCCACTCCCATGCCCTTAACCAATAA
- the murA gene encoding UDP-N-acetylglucosamine 1-carboxyvinyltransferase encodes MDKFIVKGGTPLQGKIQISGSKNSALPILAATLLTPETCIIHRVPDLSDIRYMLEILKHLGAEVEFKNGTVTVRAEKIHAQTPYDLVRKMRASICVLGPLVARFGQAKISLPGGCVIGDRPIDIHLRGIEALGGHVETEEGNVIVTSKKLVGTEIPLGGKFGSTVLGTDNVMMAATAAEGTTVIESAACEPEVTDLAEFLISMGAKISGVGSTRIEITGGTPLHGTEYTVIPDRIEAGTFAIAGLITGGDVTLEGTNNTHLANVLFHLKHAGAVLDKGENSLRVRTNGPLRPLDLVTEVYPGFPTDMQAQFCALLSVVPGNSVITEKIFPNRYMHLPELKRMGANIDLEGSTAILRGVSHLSAAPVMASDLRASAALVIAGLAAKGSTEVNRVYHIDRGYEKIDEKLRAVGADIQRRPGS; translated from the coding sequence ATGGATAAGTTCATCGTCAAGGGCGGCACGCCCCTTCAGGGAAAGATTCAGATCAGCGGCTCGAAGAACTCGGCCCTCCCCATCCTCGCAGCCACCCTCCTCACCCCCGAGACCTGCATCATCCACCGCGTCCCCGACCTGAGCGACATCCGCTACATGCTGGAGATCCTCAAGCATCTCGGCGCCGAGGTTGAATTCAAGAACGGGACCGTCACGGTCCGCGCCGAGAAGATCCACGCCCAGACCCCCTACGATCTCGTCCGGAAGATGCGCGCCTCCATCTGCGTCCTCGGCCCCCTCGTCGCCCGCTTCGGCCAGGCGAAGATCTCCCTCCCCGGCGGCTGCGTCATCGGGGACCGCCCCATCGACATTCACCTCCGCGGCATCGAGGCCCTCGGCGGCCACGTCGAGACCGAGGAAGGGAACGTCATCGTCACGTCGAAGAAGCTCGTCGGCACCGAGATCCCCCTGGGCGGCAAGTTCGGCTCCACCGTCCTCGGCACCGACAACGTCATGATGGCCGCCACGGCCGCCGAAGGGACCACCGTCATCGAGAGCGCCGCCTGCGAGCCCGAGGTCACCGACCTGGCCGAGTTCCTCATCTCCATGGGCGCGAAGATCAGCGGCGTCGGCTCCACCCGGATCGAGATCACCGGCGGCACCCCCCTCCACGGCACCGAATACACCGTCATCCCCGACCGCATCGAGGCGGGCACCTTCGCCATCGCCGGCCTCATCACCGGCGGCGACGTCACCCTCGAAGGGACCAACAACACCCACCTCGCCAACGTCCTCTTCCACCTGAAGCACGCCGGGGCCGTCCTCGACAAGGGGGAGAACTCCCTCCGCGTCCGGACCAACGGCCCTCTCCGGCCGCTCGACCTCGTCACCGAGGTCTATCCCGGCTTCCCCACCGACATGCAGGCCCAGTTCTGCGCCCTTCTCAGCGTTGTCCCCGGGAACAGCGTCATCACCGAGAAGATCTTCCCCAACCGCTACATGCACCTTCCCGAGTTGAAGCGGATGGGCGCGAACATCGACCTCGAGGGAAGCACCGCCATCCTGCGCGGCGTCTCCCACCTCAGCGCCGCCCCCGTCATGGCCTCCGACCTCCGCGCCTCCGCCGCCCTCGTCATCGCCGGCCTCGCCGCGAAGGGGAGCACCGAGGTCAACCGCGTCTACCACATCGACCGCGGCTACGAGAAGATCGACGAGAAACTCCGCGCCGTCGGTGCCGACATCCAGCGCCGCCCCGGCTCGTAA
- the rpmE gene encoding 50S ribosomal protein L31 → MKTAIHPEYTATTIVCACGTVYNTRSTGDNLRIGICAACHPFYTGQQKFVDTAGRIEKFARRYGKTKAGK, encoded by the coding sequence ATGAAAACTGCCATCCATCCCGAATACACGGCCACGACCATCGTCTGCGCCTGCGGGACCGTCTACAACACCCGTTCCACCGGCGACAACCTTCGTATCGGCATCTGCGCCGCCTGCCACCCGTTCTACACGGGCCAGCAGAAGTTCGTCGACACCGCGGGCCGCATCGAGAAGTTCGCGCGCCGCTACGGCAAGACGAAGGCCGGCAAGTAG
- the fabF gene encoding beta-ketoacyl-ACP synthase II encodes MNPNRRVVITGMGALTPNGSSVASFWESISKGQSGIGTVTAFDASAYDCRIAGEVKNFEPASHFKNPKDARRADRYAQLAMAAAKEAIAHSGLNNEGLPLDRERIGVIVGSGIGGLKSIEDQHSNLIAKGPGRISPFMIPMMISNMASGLIAIEFGYQGPNFAVVTACATSAQSVGEGWRLIKDDDADVIIAGGSEAAVLPLGLGGFASMKAMSTRNDDPTRASRPWDKDRDGFVLGEGAGIVVLEELEHAKKRGAVIYGEVTGYGTTCDAYHMTSPDSAGAARAMKLALKKAGLNLDQIDYINAHGTSTGLGDVSETKAVKAVFGDQAKNVPVSSTKSMTGHLLGAAGAVELIACVKAIEHGLIPPTINLDNPGEECDLDYVPHTAREAKLTRAMSNSFGFGGHNATLIVEKFV; translated from the coding sequence ATGAACCCGAATCGCCGCGTCGTCATCACCGGAATGGGCGCCCTCACCCCCAACGGAAGCTCCGTCGCCTCCTTCTGGGAGAGCATCTCCAAGGGTCAGAGCGGCATCGGGACCGTCACGGCGTTCGACGCCTCGGCCTATGACTGCCGCATCGCGGGCGAGGTGAAGAACTTCGAGCCCGCCTCCCATTTCAAGAACCCGAAGGACGCCCGCCGGGCCGACCGCTACGCCCAGCTCGCCATGGCGGCGGCGAAGGAGGCGATCGCCCACTCCGGCCTCAACAACGAGGGCCTCCCCCTCGACCGCGAGCGGATCGGCGTCATCGTCGGCTCCGGCATCGGCGGCCTGAAGAGCATCGAGGACCAGCACTCGAACCTCATCGCCAAGGGCCCGGGCCGCATCTCCCCCTTCATGATCCCGATGATGATCAGCAATATGGCCTCCGGCCTCATTGCGATCGAATTCGGCTACCAGGGGCCGAATTTCGCCGTCGTCACCGCCTGCGCCACCTCGGCCCAGTCGGTCGGCGAGGGCTGGCGGCTGATCAAGGACGATGACGCCGACGTCATCATCGCCGGCGGCAGCGAGGCGGCGGTCCTCCCCCTCGGCCTCGGCGGCTTCGCCTCGATGAAGGCGATGAGCACCCGCAACGACGACCCCACCCGCGCCTCCCGTCCCTGGGACAAGGACCGGGACGGCTTCGTCCTCGGCGAGGGCGCGGGCATCGTCGTCCTCGAGGAACTCGAGCACGCGAAGAAGCGCGGCGCGGTGATCTACGGCGAGGTGACCGGCTACGGCACCACCTGCGACGCCTACCACATGACCTCCCCCGACTCGGCCGGGGCCGCCCGGGCGATGAAGCTGGCGCTGAAGAAGGCCGGCCTCAATCTCGACCAGATCGACTACATCAACGCCCACGGCACCTCGACCGGCCTCGGCGATGTCTCCGAGACCAAGGCCGTGAAGGCCGTCTTCGGCGACCAGGCGAAGAACGTCCCCGTCAGCTCGACGAAGTCGATGACGGGCCACCTCCTCGGCGCGGCCGGGGCCGTCGAGCTCATCGCCTGCGTGAAGGCGATCGAGCACGGCCTCATTCCCCCGACGATCAACCTCGACAACCCCGGCGAGGAATGCGACCTCGACTACGTCCCCCACACGGCCCGCGAGGCGAAGCTGACCCGGGCGATGAGCAACTCCTTCGGCTTCGGCGGCCACAACGCCACTCTGATCGTCGAAAAATTCGTCTAA
- the prfA gene encoding peptide chain release factor 1, which yields MDFRPHIASIRTRYATLENDLSSPDLYSDPAKAKGITREHSRLKNVLAICEGWERTVKELAEAEELLAESSKGANPDADMIAMATEEVNRLRAELPGQEEAVRVALLPPDDNDDRNTIVEIRAGTGGDEAALFAADLYRMYTRYAEKKGWKQEVHEISPGEMGGVKEVIFLLTGEGAYREMRFESGVHRVQRVPATETQGRIHTSAATVAVLPEAEEVDIQIKADDLRIEVCRSGGPGGQGVNTTDSAVQILHIPTGLIVRCQDGRSQIKNREKALSVLRSRLLKKKQDEEAEKYAENRRSQIGGGERSDKIRTYNFPQNRITDHRINESMFDIPGFLEGGLEPFIKELIRVDIQERLQALNDNVAKA from the coding sequence ATGGACTTCCGCCCCCACATCGCCTCGATCCGGACCCGTTACGCGACGCTGGAGAACGACCTCTCCAGCCCCGATCTCTATTCCGATCCCGCCAAGGCCAAGGGCATCACCCGCGAGCACTCCCGCCTGAAGAACGTCCTCGCCATCTGCGAGGGCTGGGAGCGGACCGTGAAGGAACTGGCCGAGGCCGAGGAGCTCCTCGCCGAAAGCTCCAAGGGGGCCAATCCCGACGCCGACATGATCGCCATGGCGACCGAGGAGGTGAACCGCCTCCGCGCCGAGCTCCCGGGCCAGGAAGAGGCCGTCCGCGTCGCCCTCCTCCCGCCGGACGACAACGACGACCGCAACACCATCGTCGAAATCCGCGCCGGCACCGGCGGGGACGAGGCGGCCCTCTTCGCCGCCGACCTCTACCGGATGTACACCCGCTACGCCGAGAAAAAGGGGTGGAAGCAGGAAGTCCACGAAATCAGCCCCGGCGAAATGGGCGGGGTCAAGGAAGTCATCTTCCTCCTCACCGGCGAGGGGGCCTACCGTGAGATGCGCTTCGAGAGCGGCGTCCATCGCGTCCAGCGCGTCCCCGCTACCGAGACCCAGGGCCGCATCCACACCTCGGCGGCGACCGTCGCCGTCCTCCCCGAGGCCGAGGAAGTCGACATCCAGATCAAGGCCGACGACCTCCGCATCGAGGTCTGCCGCTCCGGCGGCCCCGGCGGCCAGGGCGTCAACACGACCGATTCCGCCGTCCAAATCCTCCACATCCCCACCGGGCTCATCGTCCGCTGCCAGGACGGGCGCTCCCAGATCAAGAACCGGGAGAAGGCCCTCTCCGTCCTCCGTTCCCGCCTCCTCAAGAAGAAGCAGGACGAGGAAGCCGAGAAATACGCCGAGAACCGCCGCAGCCAGATCGGCGGGGGCGAGCGGAGCGACAAGATCCGCACCTACAACTTCCCCCAGAACCGGATCACCGACCACCGGATCAACGAGAGCATGTTCGACATTCCCGGCTTCCTCGAGGGCGGCCTCGAGCCGTTCATCAAGGAACTGATCCGCGTCGACATCCAGGAACGCCTCCAGGCCCTGAACGACAACGTCGCCAAGGCTTGA
- a CDS encoding 5'-methylthioadenosine/S-adenosylhomocysteine nucleosidase: MRHLSFLSLLLSLALTLPLEAAESASLKRIAVIGAFQEEIDAIKKELLPAGTPLVTTSINGTRFDEADLGGKHYVFLLSGVSMVNAAMNTQLVLDRFHVDAVFFTGIAGGVNPDLLPGDVIIPAEWLHQTESIWLNPDPQRPGKYVSEETRGTVAGHWEMIFFRDVKVVREGESQPAPMHAFPADPALLKIAAGTIQGLPLAGGKPQRLGKIVLGDRAMSGPVFLDNARFRAFAYEKWKVDAHDMESTAVAQVCWVNKTPVLIVRGLSDLAGGQAGPNEIKTYVTLAAKNAAIVTARILKAF, from the coding sequence ATGCGTCATCTTTCCTTCCTTTCCCTCCTCCTCAGCCTGGCTCTGACCCTCCCCCTGGAAGCGGCCGAATCGGCCTCCCTCAAGCGGATCGCCGTCATCGGCGCGTTCCAGGAAGAGATCGACGCCATCAAGAAAGAGCTTCTCCCCGCCGGAACGCCCCTCGTCACCACCTCGATCAACGGCACCCGCTTCGACGAGGCCGACCTCGGCGGGAAACACTACGTCTTCCTCCTTTCCGGCGTCAGCATGGTCAACGCGGCGATGAACACCCAGCTCGTCCTCGACCGCTTCCACGTCGACGCCGTCTTCTTCACAGGCATTGCCGGGGGCGTCAACCCCGACCTCCTCCCCGGCGACGTGATCATCCCCGCCGAATGGCTCCACCAGACCGAATCGATCTGGCTCAACCCCGATCCCCAGCGTCCCGGAAAATATGTTTCCGAGGAGACGCGCGGCACCGTCGCGGGCCATTGGGAGATGATCTTCTTCCGCGACGTGAAAGTCGTCCGCGAAGGGGAGAGCCAGCCGGCCCCCATGCACGCCTTCCCCGCCGACCCCGCCCTCCTGAAGATCGCCGCCGGGACGATCCAGGGCCTCCCCCTCGCGGGCGGCAAGCCGCAGCGCCTCGGGAAAATCGTCCTCGGGGACCGGGCGATGAGCGGCCCCGTCTTTCTCGACAACGCCCGGTTCCGCGCCTTCGCCTACGAGAAATGGAAAGTCGACGCCCACGACATGGAATCGACCGCCGTCGCCCAAGTCTGCTGGGTCAACAAGACCCCCGTCCTCATCGTCCGGGGCCTCAGCGACCTCGCCGGAGGCCAGGCCGGCCCGAACGAGATCAAGACCTACGTCACCCTCGCCGCCAAGAACGCCGCCATCGTCACGGCCCGCATCCTCAAGGCCTTCTAG
- a CDS encoding MFS transporter, with protein sequence MAGLRHVLRQPDFFRLWIGQIISSIGDRFYQFALLSLVLGLNQGTQIGKEGARVIFIGMLPGLLFAPWIGLAVDRFDRRKILIAADLARVLLVLSLLYLWFVLGNLALVYAVVFLMGGMNSLFIPARQAALPQLVSRNDLITANALIALVGVIASLIGTLCAGLVASIFGARFSFWITAAGFTVSALFISRIGVCLRPAPGEVHESKWKEVSAGWRAIREAPAIARIVILTILFAFISGFFMISVLEFTLDNLSLGILQGWLASVSALLAHFAPKPPVFQISLVAIGLLLGSLGVGMGLGVLISGKSRRWTRHGIVPYAAFFLTGLLIALFSEVHRYEIALGFCFALGISSALFTIPIEARLQTEVADSLRGRVFALRNFGTTVAFLVALGCHLSGGLLKNLGPILLIKLMGGFMIATVLPLAFWNRKDAFHRWDREKKA encoded by the coding sequence GTGGCCGGCCTCCGCCATGTCCTCCGGCAGCCCGATTTCTTCCGGCTCTGGATCGGCCAGATCATCAGTTCCATCGGGGACCGGTTCTATCAGTTCGCCCTCCTGAGCCTCGTCCTCGGCCTCAACCAGGGAACCCAGATCGGCAAGGAAGGGGCCCGGGTCATCTTCATCGGGATGTTGCCCGGCCTCCTCTTCGCCCCGTGGATCGGCCTCGCCGTCGACCGCTTTGACCGGCGGAAGATCCTCATCGCCGCCGACCTGGCCCGCGTCCTCCTCGTCCTCTCCCTCCTCTATCTCTGGTTCGTCCTGGGGAACCTCGCCCTCGTCTACGCCGTCGTCTTCCTCATGGGGGGAATGAACTCCCTCTTCATTCCCGCGCGCCAGGCGGCCCTTCCCCAGTTGGTGAGCCGGAACGACCTCATCACGGCCAATGCCCTGATCGCCCTCGTCGGCGTCATCGCCAGCCTCATCGGCACCCTCTGCGCTGGGTTGGTCGCCTCGATCTTCGGGGCCCGCTTCAGCTTCTGGATCACGGCGGCGGGCTTCACCGTCTCCGCCCTCTTCATCTCCCGCATCGGCGTCTGCCTCCGCCCCGCCCCCGGGGAGGTCCACGAATCGAAGTGGAAGGAAGTCTCCGCCGGATGGCGCGCGATCCGGGAAGCCCCGGCGATCGCCCGGATCGTGATCCTCACCATCCTCTTTGCCTTCATCAGCGGCTTCTTCATGATCTCGGTCCTCGAGTTCACGCTGGACAACCTCTCCCTCGGCATCCTTCAGGGCTGGCTCGCCTCGGTCAGCGCCTTGCTCGCCCACTTCGCCCCGAAGCCTCCCGTCTTCCAGATCAGCCTCGTCGCCATCGGCCTCCTCCTCGGCTCCCTCGGGGTCGGGATGGGCCTGGGCGTCCTCATCAGCGGTAAATCCCGGCGCTGGACCCGTCACGGGATCGTCCCCTACGCCGCCTTCTTCCTCACCGGCCTCCTCATCGCCCTCTTCTCCGAGGTGCATCGGTATGAAATCGCCCTCGGATTCTGCTTCGCCCTCGGCATCAGCAGCGCCCTCTTCACCATCCCGATCGAGGCCCGCCTCCAGACCGAGGTCGCCGATTCCCTTCGGGGCCGTGTCTTCGCCCTGCGGAACTTCGGGACGACGGTGGCCTTCCTCGTCGCCCTCGGCTGCCACCTGAGCGGGGGACTCCTGAAGAACCTCGGTCCGATTCTCCTGATCAAGCTCATGGGAGGCTTCATGATCGCGACCGTGCTCCCGCTCGCCTTCTGGAACCGGAAGGACGCCTTCCACCGCTGGGATCGGGAGAAGAAGGCCTAG